A genomic segment from Nematostella vectensis chromosome 6, jaNemVect1.1, whole genome shotgun sequence encodes:
- the LOC5502648 gene encoding solute carrier organic anion transporter family member 4A1 encodes MDDDDHKEQELTCGWRSFTPKFLQKLNTPKWFLVFLTIYSFMQGMTANGFTAAGLTALEKRFKLSSKQTGLIVAANDVSTLFLIIFISYYGGHRHKARWLGFGALVTSLGCLLFALPHVLIGKYLPVEFERINEGGDLCLIRNSTTSRTDEVCTNVVSNSDWKYMFVFIGAKLLLGAGTTPLFTLGPSYIDENVDPKSAPMYLGVWFIATFFGPGIGYVAGGSLLNIWVDLIQPPGMTLTPDDPRWIGAWWLGYFFGGLLLLLSAIALLGYPREMPGAREIRARAIKEGLLPPRDEHIQGRLKDLFPATKALLTNGTFICNTLALSATALIATGLGPFISKFIQSQFGEPSSTAGILSGVIIIPGTAGGIFLGSYLVKRTDLRRSCRTAARYCFIFQFIGTWGVLTFLIPGCKTSQIAGINAPYGNNSVTGPNMTTLCNVGCQCSSTDYFPVCGVDKITYFSPCYAGCQKRIGTEEFDKCLCIQPAVEGTEFGFAKKGVCDRDCKNLVPFMLGALVLLVANFMNATPNKTVVLRCVPDNQRTYALGLQWLFLSVFGSVPGPVLFGTFIDRTCTLWEDSCGSRGSCLEYNNELLSYLLIACGLFFQVVSTLLYFCSYYCIKRREDKEAAEERQNNSFSGITSPVPGIIGRREEVSTASNDLPMVGFTGRLLIDPVNPLIQHETSM; translated from the exons GCATGACAGCCAATGGTTTCACAGCTGCGGGCCTGACAGCGTTAGAAAAACGCTTCAAGTTAAGCAGCAAGCAAACGGGCTTGATAGTAGCAGCCAATGACGTATCTACACTGTTTCTAATCATCTTCATCAGCTACTACGGCGGCCACAGGCACAAAGCTCGCTGGCTGGGCTTTGGAGCGCTAGTAACGAGCCTGGGCTGCTTGCTTTTCGCGCTTCCACACGTGCTCATCGGCAAATACCTCCCGGTTGAATTCGAGCGTATCAATGAGGGAGGCGACCTCTGCTTAATCAGGAACTCAACGACAAGTAGAACAGATGAGGTCTGCACTAACGTGGTCTCGAACTCGGACTGGAAGTACATGTTCGTGTTTATAGGAGCCAAGTTACTGCTAGGAGCAGGAACAACGCCCCTATTCACTCTAGGCCCATCGTACATTGACGAGAATGTCGATCCTAAATCAGCGCCCATGTACCTGGGCGTATGGTTTATCGCAACGTTTTTTGGACCAGGAATTGGATACGTGGCTGGCGGATCACTGCTTAACATATGGGTAGACTTGATTCAG CCCCCTGGAATGACTCTCACACCAGATGATCCCCGCTGGATCGGGGCGTGGTGGCTGGGGTACTTCTTCGGTGGGCTGCTTCTGTTGCTCTCTGCCATCGCGTTACTGGGTTACCCGCGAGAGATGCCTGGTGCGCGAGAAATAAG GGCGCGCGCGATCAAGGAGGGTCTTCTTCCCCCACGTGACGAGCACATTCAAGGTCGACTCAAAGATCTTTTCCCTGCGACCAAGGCATTACTCACGAACGGCACGTTCATCTGCAACACTCTAGCGCTCTCTGCGACTGCACTTATCGCGACCGGGCTGGGCCCGTTCATCTCTAAGTTCATCCAGTCTCAGTTTGGCGAGCCCTCCTCCACAGCTG GTATTCTGTCTGGAGTGATCATCATCCCAGGGACCGCGGGCGGTATTTTCCTGGGAAGTTACCTCGTCAAGCGCACAGATCTGCGCAGATCGTGTCGCACGGCGGCACGCTACTGCTTCATCTTTCAGTTCATTGGCACATGGGGCGTGCTCACATTCCTTATACCGGGCTGCAAAACAAGTCAGATCGCGGGCATAAATGCGCCCTATGGAAATAA TTCTGTGACTGGTCCAAACATGACCACTCTGTGTAACGTGGGATGTCAGTGTTCAAGCACGGATTACTTTCCGGTGTGTGGTGTGGATAAGATCACGTACTTCTCGCCCTGTTACGCCGGCTGTCAGAAGAGAATCGGTACAGAG GAGTTCGACAAATGTCTATGCATCCAACCCGCAGTGGAAGGCACAGAGTTCGGGTTCGCTAAGAAGGGAGTGTGTGATCGTGACTGTAAAAATCTAGTGCCGTTCATGCTTGGTGCATTAGTGCTGCTCGTCGCGAACTTTATGAATGCCACACCTAACAAGACTGTCGTACTTAG GTGTGTACCAGATAACCAGCGTACATATGCTCTTGGTCTGCAATGGCTATTTTTAAGCGTGTTTGGCTCGGTGCCGGGTCCTGTCTTGTTTGGCACCTTCATTGATCGGACATGCACGTTGTGGGAGGACTCGTGTGGCAGTAGAGGGAGTTGTCTTGAATACAACAATGAGCTACTCAGTTACCTACTCATTGCCTGTGGGTTATTCTTTCAAG TTGTTTCAACCCTGCTGTACTTTTGCTCCTATTACTGCATCAAAAGGCGTGAAGACAAAGAAGCTGCAGAGGAAAGACAAAATAACTCTTTCTCAGGAATAACTTCTCCCGTGCCAGGCATTATTGGTAGACGAGAGGAAGTTTCAACAGCCTCTAATGATCTTCCTATGGTGGGGTTTACTGGCAGACTCCTGATAGATCCAGTCAACCCACTCATTCAACATGAAACATCAATGTAG